One segment of Ascochyta rabiei chromosome 7, complete sequence DNA contains the following:
- a CDS encoding L-lactate dehydrogenase (cytochrome), with the protein MNHASNNTQAVKLTGEDIAKHNSRDSCWVIVHGRAYDVTEFLPEHPGGPKIILKYAGKDATEEYEPIHPPDTLEKYLPKDKHLGEVDMGTVAKEEKEFDPDEEARQKRIERMPVLEQCYNLMDFEAVARQVMKKTAWAYYSSAADDEITLRENHSAFHKIWFRPRVLVDVEKVDMSTTMLGTKVDIPFYVTATALGKLGHPEGEVVLTRGAKKHGVIQMIPTLASCSFDEIMDAAEGDQVQWLQLYVNKDREVTRRIVQHAEKRGCKGLFITVDAPQLGRREKDMRSKFNDVGSSVQSTSGSEVDRSQGAARAISSFIDPSLSWKDIAWFQSITKMPILLKGVQCVEDVIRAVEVGVQGVVLSNHGGRQLDTARSGIEVLAEVMPVLRARGWQDRLEVYIDGGVRRATDIIKAMCLGATGVGIGRPFLYAMSAYGLPGVDHAMQLLKDEMEMNMRLIGASKISDLNPSMIDTRGLSMHTTSVPVDTLGLNIYDPLIGPQEKAKAKL; encoded by the exons ATGAACCACGCCAGCAACAACACCCAGGCGGTGAAGCTCACGGGCGAGGACATCGCAAAGCACAACAGCCGCGACTCGTGCTGGGTCATCGTTCATGGTCGCGCCTACGATGTCACCGAGTTCCTGCCAGAGCACCCTGGAGGCCCCAAGATCATCTTGAAGTACGCCGGCAAGGACGCAACCGAGGAGTACGAGCCCATCCACCCGCCGGATACACTCGAGAAGTACCTGCCCAAGGACAAGCACCTTGGCGAGGTCGATATGGGCACAGTGGCaaaggaagagaaggagttCGATCCCGATGAGGAAGCGAGACAAAAGCGCATTGAGCGCATGCCTGTCTTGGAGCAATGCTACAATCTCATGGACTTTGAGGCCGTGGCACGACAGGTCATGAAGAAGACTGCGTGGGCATACTACTCTAGCGCTGCAGACGACGAGATT ACGCTGCGTGAAAATCACAGCGCTTTCCACAAGATCTGGTTCCGTCCACGCGTTCTCGTAGACGTCGAGAAAGTGGACATGTCCACTACTATGCTCGGCACCAAGGTCGATATCCCCTTCTACGTTACCGCTACCGCACTCGGCAAGCTCGGACACCCAGAAGGAGAGGTTGTTTTGACTCGCGGCGCGAAGAAGCACGGCGTGATCCAGATGATCCCAACACTAGCGTCCTGCTCGTTCGACGAGATCATGGATGCTGCCGAGGGAGATCAGGTTCAATGGCTGCAGCTCTATGTGAACAAGGACCGCGAAGTCACGAGGAGGATCGTACAACACGCGGAGAAGCGAGGCTGCAAGGGCCTATTCATCACAGTCGATGCACCGCAGCTCGGTCGTCGCGAGAAAGATATGCGATCCAAGTTCAACGATGTTGGCTCTAGCGTCCAGAGTACCTCGGGGTCAGAAGTGGACCGAAGCCAGGGTGCCGCACGAGCCATCTCGTCCTTCATTGACCCGAGCTTGAGCTGGAAGGACATTGCTTGGTTCCAGAGCATTACTAAGATGCCGATTCTCCTCAAGGGTGTGCAGTGTGTTGAAGATGTTATTCGCGCCGTTGAGGTCGGCGTGCAGGGCGTTGTGCTCTCCAACCACGGAGGTCGCCAGCTCGACACTGCGCGCTCCGGTATCGAGGTTCTTGCCGAGGTCATGCCAGTTTTGCGTGCACGCGGCTGGCAAGACCGTCTCGAAGTATACATTGACGGTGGCGTGCGACGTGCGACAGACATCATCAAGGCCATGTGTCTTGGTGCAACCGGTGTTGGTATTGGTCGCCCGTTCCTGTACGCCATGTCCGCCTATGGTCTTCCTGGCGTTGACCATGCTATGCAACTCTTGAAGGATGAGATGGAGATGAACATGAGATTGATCGGTGCCTCGAAGATCTCAGACCTCAACCCCTCCATGATTGACACAAGAGGGTTGAGCATGCACACTACATCGGTGCCAGTTGACACACTTGGTCTTAACATCTACGATCCGCTCATCGGACCCCAGGAGAAGGCCAAGGCCAAGCTGTAA
- a CDS encoding nuclear pore complex subunit, which translates to MSLFGNIGGTQPAASATPASTPAFGSLFGNKPTGTSAAPTTSLFGGLGGATSGATSSTTQPASSGGFGGSLFGGALGGAKPAASPAPASTAPTGGLFGGAAALQPQAQSSSLFGGLGGQTQQSTAANQNSNPTQTSGLGQSSLFGATSTQQPQQPQQQGAPLSQTNTGTGRSAHFDHLLERGRKRNAGENGLTNFDELPSLQLGLGDIARKVRNLGAGGPSAAQAQDGTQDRAAHYLLSASGVKMGSTLRDLNQFSSQAGYGTNVPAQNVFDSDVDGYISNLHSQSTLALIQEGLEQSKRDFDTFLEDNVQIEWDKQRQKIYEHFGLGRQSEEMAASQSTFGSTATARGAFGRSTRKGRSMGLRGAATNGASTFGASSGGPPVIGHSQSILNGRDSSEKSGFGGQSGPQDRHVRDKQEKFMDEVKNLNDARQREGPFSVLHAFSGVESATAGENSDHFISAYGALVSIVGEQTQAGAINPGSKNPRSRSFARDYLNDTATSNTSMKMRKQILDGSRIYLEKKFLDHMEEVLKKNPSEALVGGIPSLLNKIRGFVRAKVAFKELGADLEILQRIGDSGEEYPWVIVFYLLRGGLMTEAAEYVREKKNFFQNNDRNFHPAISHYATDPDRRLSPDLQQKISHVHAQRTRIATTNDPYRTACYKIIGRCEMSRRNLEPIKESMDDWVWLQFNLAREGNRAEENAGEIFGLEELRSTIRDIGQRHFMNDDAEAAGGYGVYFYLATLAGMFEPAVNYLYQHNYVSAVHFAIALDYYGLLRVSDWSTAGNEILTYTTKQQPQLNFGRIIGYYTGDFRAARADAAADYLVLICLNADLPGEAGKQQAELCYEALRELVLETREFSTLLGDVKSNGQTTPGLIQERAPLLKLSGENGLINTITREAAKMADDNGRTNDAVLLCHLASEYDSVISILNRALSEALSVEIGQEPLRLEPLKPRLLAADGQQQQPIDQASTSLSMLGTDDPVDLAQKVIALYDGNNLWWRKVTELNRDTIRILFQLNEAKKIIEGRSYMEALGMIENLRILPLSANGNVSDIRSSANSFSSYPPEIARNIGSVLLWCIGCCSRHREHLLSGQFEDPVRKRLADQLLQKAKDLMVFAGLIRYKLPPRVFETLAREGQDVGAY; encoded by the exons ATGTCGCTTTTCGGCAATATTGGAGGCACCCAGCCTGCTGCGAGCGCGACGCCAGCCTCAACTCCTGCATTTGGTTCTCTCTTCGGCAACAAGCCTACAGGCACGTCGGCCGCACCAACAACAAGCTTGTTTGGCGGTTTGGGTGGAGCTACCTCAGGTGCTACATCAAGCACCACACAACCGGCAAGCAGTGGGGGATTCGGAGGCAGCCTGTTTGGTGGCGCATTGGGAGGAGCAAAACCAGCTGCATCTCCAGCTCCAGCCTCAACAGCTCCTACAGGAGGTCTCTTTGGTGGTGCAGCGGCATTGCAACCGCAGGCGCAATCAAGCAGCCTTTTCGGCGGCCTTGGAGGCCAAACGCAGCAATCGACGGCCGCAAACCAAAACTCGAACCCCACGCAAACAAGTGGACTCGGCCAGTCTTCTCTCTTTGGTGCCACCTCGACGCAGCAGCCCCAGCAGCCCCAACAGCAAGGTGCTCCTTTGTCGCAAACGAACACGGGAACCGGCCGATCAGCGCACTTCGATCACTTGCTTGAAAGGGGTCGTAAGCGTAATGCTGGCGAGAATGGCCTCACTAACTTCGATGAACTACCGTCGCTGCAGCTAGGGCTTGGAGACATCGCCCGCAAAGTCCGCAACCTAGGCGCTGGCGGTCCTTCAGCGGCACAGGCGCAAGATGGCACACAAGATCGTGCCGC GCACTATCTGCTCTCCGCGTCTGGCGTAAAGATGGGCAGCACCCTCCGCGATCTCAATCAATTCTCGTCACAAGCAGGCTACGGCACAAATGTACCAGCGCAGAACGTATTCGATAGCGATGTCGACGGCTACATCTCGAACCTCCACTCCCAATCGACTCTTGCGCTCATTCAAGAAGGCCTGGAGCAGTCTAAGCGAGACTTCGATACATTCCTCGAGGACAACGTTCAAATTGAGTGGGACAAGCAGCGACAGAAGATTTATGAACACTTCGGCCTCGGTAGGCAGAGTGAAGAGATGGCAGCTTCCCAAAGCACGTTCGGCAGCACAGCAACAGCACGAGGAGCTTTCGGACGATCAACACGAAAGGGTCGCTCTATGGGACTCAGAGGCGCTGCAACGAACGGTGCATCGACGTTCGGGGCATCTTCAGGCGGACCGCCTGTTATCGGCCACTCTCAGAGCATTCTTAATGGGCGGGACTCTTCCGAGAAGTCGGGCTTCGGCGGGCAGTCTGGCCCACAGGATCGCCATGTTCGCGACAAGCAGGAGAAATTCATGGATGAGGTGAAGAACCTCAACGATGCGAGGCAGCGTGAGGGTCCTTTCTCAGTTCTGCATGCCTTTTCTGGCGTCGAGAGTGCTACAGCTGGAGAGAATTCGGATCACTTCATCAGCGCATACGGGGCTCTTGTGTCTATTGTTGGCGAGCAAACACAGGCGGGTGCGATCAATCCGGGATCAAAGAACCCTAGATCCCGAAGCTTTGCTCGGGACTATCTGAACGACACAGCTACATCGAACACGAGCATGAAGATGCGTAAACAAATCCTGGACGGATCTCGGATCTACCTCGAGAAGAAGTTCTTAGATCATATGGAAGAAGTTCTCAAGAAAAACCCGTCCGAGGCTCTGGTCGGCGGTATCCCTTCGCTGCTCAACAAGATTCGTGGCTTCGTTCGGGCTAAGGTAGCTTTCAAGGAACTCGGTGCAGATCTTGAAATTCTTCAGAGGATAGGTGATTCTGGAGAAGAATATCCCTGGGTCATTGTGTTTTACCTGCTGAGAGGCGGTTTGATGACGGAGGCTGCCGAATATGTGCGGGAGAAGAAGAACTTCTTTCAAAATAACGACCGAAACTTCCACCCCGCCATATCGCATTACGCAACAGACCCTGACCGCAGGCTCAGCCCTGACCTTCAACAAAAGATTAGCCACGTTCACGCACAGCGTACCCGCATCGCCACGACCAACGATCCTTACCGGACGGCATGCTACAAGATTATTGGTCGCTGCGAGATGAGCCGCCGGAATTTGGAGCCGATCAAGGAATCCATGGACGACTGGGTGTGGCTGCAGTTCAACTTGGCACGTGAGGGTAACCGAGCAGAAGAGAATGCTGGTGAGATCTTCGGTCTCGAGGAGCTCCGTTCTACCATCAGAGATATCGGTCAGCGCCATTTCATGAACGACGACGCTGAAGCTGCTGGCGGTTATGGGGTTTACTTCTACTTGGCCACGCTTGCAGGAATGTTCGAGCCAGCGGTCAACTACTTGTACCAGCATAACTATGTCTCAGCGGTTCATTTCGCAATTGCCTTGGACTATTACGGTCTGCTCAGGGTGTCCGACTGGAGTACCGCAGGTAACGAGATCCTGACTTACACTACAAAGCAGCAGCCACAACTGAACTTCGGGCGAATCATCGGCTACTACACTGGCGACTTCCGTGCTGCTCGAGCTGATGCTGCAGCCGACTACCTGGTTTTGATCTGTCTGAATGCGGATCTGCCAGGTGAAGCAGGCAAGCAGCAAGCAGAGCTCTGCTATGAGGCACTTCGCGAGCTTGTCTTAGAAACACGCGAGTTCTCGACGCTCTTGGGCGACGTCAAGTCTAATGGCCAGACAACACCTGGTCTCATACAGGAGCGTGCGCCACTGCTCAAGCTGAGTGGCGAGAACGGTCTGATCAACACTATCACTCGAGAAGCGGCGAAGATGGCAGACGATAACGGCCGTACGAATGACGCTGTCCTTCTTTGTCACCTCGCTAGTGAATATGACAGCGTCATTTCCATTCTGAACCGCGCTTTGTCAGAAGCTCTCTCAGTGGAGATTGGGCAAGAGCCTCTACGTCTGGAGCCGCTGAAGCCGCGACTACTTGCTGCGGATggacaacagcagcagccgaTCGACCAAGCATCTACAAGTTTGAGCATGCTTGGAACTGATGACCCAGTCGACCTGGCACAGAAGGTTATTGCTCTTTACGACGGCAACAATTTGTGGTGGCGAAAAGTGACCGAGCTCAACCGCGACACAATACGTATCCTGTTCCAGCTCAACGAAGCAAAGAAGATCATTGAGGGACGCTCATACATGGAAGCTCTTGGC ATGATTGAAAACCTTCGCATTCTTCCCTTGTCCGCCAACGGGAACGTGTCGGACATCCGCTCGTCAGCAAATAGCTTCAGCTCGTACCCGCCAGAGATTGCACGCAACATTGGCAGTGTGCTTTTGTGGTGCATCGGATGCTGTTCACGACACCGCGAACATTTGCTCTCTGGACAGTTCGAGGATCCTGTGCGTAAGAGGCTGGCAGATCAGCTGCTACAGAAGGCCAAGGACCTCATGGTGTTTGCAGGTCTCATCAGATACAAGCTTCCTCCGCGAGTGTTTGAAACCCTGGCAAGGGAGGGTCAGGACGTTGGTGCTTATTGA
- a CDS encoding retromer complex subunit Vps35, giving the protein MASPPPVEDQARLLEDALAVVRQQTMLMRRCLETPGKLMDALKCSSTLVSELRTSSLGPKQYYELYMAVFDALRHLAVYLRENHPVNHLADLYELVQYAGNIIPRLYLMVTVGTVYMAIEDAPVKEIMKDMMEMSRGVQHPIRGLFLRYYLAGQARDHLPAGDSEGPEGNLQDSISFILTNFVEMNKLWVRLQHQGHSREREQRTKERQELQLLVGSNLVRLSQLVDLENYKKILNPLLEQIVQCRDVLAQEYLLEVVTQVFPDEFHLHTLDQFLSAVARLNPHVNVKSIVVGLMDRLSSYAQREAESESPEQRKKTEEESIAQLLERLRLAKEKSTETEAASTQQNGDPTEGAETQPGADETSTASSTTAVSLADTETVDSDGAIEKRRGIPSNVKLFEIFHEQVQTLVKMQRLAIQDAIGLLVSLANLALNIYPERLDYIDQVLTFATQKVTEYQNSADLHSQATQSQILNLLLSPIKTYVSLFTALALPNYIPLLHSQPYPTRRAVAGEIARSLMRNKTPITSVENLESVLEILKVLIREGIQQAQGYPGGPIQRRAQETEETIEEQGWLARIVHLIHGKDNDTQFKLLQAARKAFSEGNERVKYTTPAIITASLKLARQYKKREHFDDNWQSQSSALYKFMHNTLSTLYSRVTGSADLSLRLFIACGQVADQNNFEEVAYEYFAQAFTIYEEAISDSRAQFQAVCVVASGLHTTRNFGKENYDTLITKCALHGSKLLKKPDQCRAVYLASHLWWATELRALGEEDPKNLYRDGKRVLECLQRALRVADACMDAAVSVELFVEILNRYVYYFDQENDAVTTKYLNGLIELIHSNLSSNENASSLENPRKHFQRTLDYIASREYEGVITAPK; this is encoded by the exons ATGGCGTCGCCGCCCCCCGTTGAAGACCAGGCCCGGCTGCTCGAAGATGCGCTCGCCGTGGTGCGCCAGCAGACGATGCTCATGCGGCGGTGTCTCGAGACCCCCGGGAAGCTGATGGATGCGCTCAAGTGCAG CTCGACGCTCGTCTCCGAACTGCGCACAAGCAGCCTCGGCCCCAAGCAGTACTACGAGCTCTACATGGCCGTCTTCGATGCCCTGCGCCATCTTGCTGTCTACCTCCGCGAGAACCACCCGGTCAACCACCTGGCCGACCTGTACGAGCTCGTCCAGTACGCCGGCAACATCATCCCCCGTCTGTACCTCATGGTCACCGTGGGCACCGTCTACATGGCCATTGAGGATGCGCCGGTCAAGGAGATCATGAAGGACATGATGGAGATGAGCCGTGGCGTGCAGCACCCCATCCGGGGCCTGTTCCTGCGCTACTACCTCGCCGGTCAGGCACGCGACCACCTCCCCGCGGGCGACAGCGAAGGGCCCGAGGGCAACCTGCAGGACTCGATCAGCTTCATTCTGACCAACTTTGTCGAGATGAACAAGCTGTGGGTGCGATTGCAACACCAGGGCCACTCGAGGGAGCGCGAGCAACGGACAAAGGAGCGCCAGGAGCTACAGCTCCTCGTGGGCAGCAATCTGGTCAGGCTCAGCCAGCTCGTCGATCTGGAAAACTACAAGAAGATACTCAACCCCCTGCTTGAGCAAATCGTACAGTGTCGAGACGTCCTGGCGCAAGAGTACCTCTTAGAAG TCGTCACCCAGGTCTTCCCCGACGAGTTCCACCTGCACACGCTCGATCAGTTCCTCTCCGCGGTCGCGAGACTCAACCCACACGTAAACGTCAAGAGCATCGTTGTAGGACTGATGGATCGTCTATCCTCGTATGCACAACGCGAAGCCGAGTCAGAGAGCCCAGAGCAGCGCAAGAAGACTGAAGAGGAGTCCATAGCGCAGCTGCTTGAGCGATTGCGATTAGCAAAGGAGAAGAGCACAGAGACAGAGGCCGCATCTACACAACAAAACGGCGACCCTACCGAAGGTGCCGAGACACAACCGGGAGCAGACGAGACTTCGACCGCATCTTCGACGACAGCCGTATCCCTTGCAGACACCGAGACAGTCGATTCAGATGGTGCAATTGAAAAGAGACGTGGCATACCCAGCAATGTAAAGCTCTTTGAGATCTTCCACGAGCAAGTGCAGACACTCGTCAAGATGCAACGGCTGGCCATACAAGACGCCATCGGGTTGTTGGTATCGCTTGCAAACCTTGCTTT AAACATATACCCCGAACGCCTCGATTACATCGACCAGGTTCTGACATTCGCAACCCAGAAAGTTACCGAGTACCAGAACAGCGCCGACCTGCACTCGCAGGCAACACAAAGCCAAATCCTCAACCTACTTCTCTCTCCCATCAAGACCTACGTTTCCCTCTTCACAGCGCTTGCTCTACCGAATTACATCCCTCTCCTACATTCTCAACCGTACCCTACACGACGGGCAGTCGCAGGCGAGATTGCAAGGAGCCTGATGCGAAATAAGACCCCGATCACCTCTGTAGAAAATCTTGAAAGCGTGCTGGAAATATTGAAGGTCCTCATCCGCGAAGGCATCCAACAAGCGCAAGGGTACCCTGGCGGCCCCATCCAAAGAAGAGCACAAGAAACCGAAGAGACCATAGAAGAGCAAGGCTGGCTGGCACGGATTGTACATCTGATACATGGAAAAGACAACGACACCCAGTTCAAG CTTCTTCAAGCGGCTCGCAAAGCCTTCTCGGAAGGCAATGAGCGCGTGAAGTATACCACACCGGCCATCATTACAGCGTCTCTTAAACTTGCGAGGCAGTACAAGAAGCGCGAACATTTCGACGACAACTGGCAATCGCAGTCTTCAGCGCTCTACAAATTCATGCACAACACCCTCTCCACACTTTACAGCCGTGTCACAGGGTCTGCTGATCTTTCGCTGCGCCTGTTCATTGCGTGCGGACAAGTCGCGGATCAGAACAACTTTGAAGAAGTCGCGTACGAATACTTTGCGCAGGCATTTACAATCTACGAGGAAGCAATCAGCGACTCGAGAGCGCAATTCCAGGCCGTCTGCGTGGTAGCCAGTGGGTTGCACACCACACGAAACTTCGGCAAAGAGAACTACGATACACTGATTACGAAGTGCGCGCTGCATGGCAGCAAGCTGCTGAAGAAGCCAGACCAGTGCCGTGCTGTCTACCTTGCCAGTCATTTGTGGTGGGCGACAGAGCTTAGGGCGCTCGGAGAGGAGGATCCCAAGAAC CTCTACCGTGATGGCAAGCGCGTGTTGGAATGCCTGCAGCGTGCGCTCCGTGTCGCTGATGCATGCATGGATGCGGCGGTGTCCGTGGAGCTCTTCGTTGAAATTCTGAACCGCTACGTCTACTACTTCGATCAGGAGAACGATGCT GTGACGACCAAGTACCTCAATGGTCTCATCGAGCTTATCCACTCCAACCTCTCGTCGAACGAGAACGCATCGAGCCTCGAGAACCCGAGGAAACACTTCCAGCGCACGCTCGATTACATAGCGAGTCGGGAGTACGAGGGTGTCATAACAGCACCAAAGTAA
- a CDS encoding retromer complex subunit Vps35, variant 2, translating into MASPPPVEDQARLLEDALAVVRQQTMLMRRCLETPGKLMDALKCSSTLVSELRTSSLGPKQYYELYMAVFDALRHLAVYLRENHPVNHLADLYELVQYAGNIIPRLYLMVTVGTVYMAIEDAPVKEIMKDMMEMSRGVQHPIRGLFLRYYLAGQARDHLPAGDSEGPEGNLQDSISFILTNFVEMNKLWVRLQHQGHSREREQRTKERQELQLLVGSNLVRLSQLVDLENYKKILNPLLEQIVQCRDVLAQEYLLEGMSRSMRCALDAQLTRNSRHPGLPRRVPPAHARSVPLRGRETQPTRKRQEHRCRTDGSSILVCTTRSRVREPRAAQED; encoded by the exons ATGGCGTCGCCGCCCCCCGTTGAAGACCAGGCCCGGCTGCTCGAAGATGCGCTCGCCGTGGTGCGCCAGCAGACGATGCTCATGCGGCGGTGTCTCGAGACCCCCGGGAAGCTGATGGATGCGCTCAAGTGCAG CTCGACGCTCGTCTCCGAACTGCGCACAAGCAGCCTCGGCCCCAAGCAGTACTACGAGCTCTACATGGCCGTCTTCGATGCCCTGCGCCATCTTGCTGTCTACCTCCGCGAGAACCACCCGGTCAACCACCTGGCCGACCTGTACGAGCTCGTCCAGTACGCCGGCAACATCATCCCCCGTCTGTACCTCATGGTCACCGTGGGCACCGTCTACATGGCCATTGAGGATGCGCCGGTCAAGGAGATCATGAAGGACATGATGGAGATGAGCCGTGGCGTGCAGCACCCCATCCGGGGCCTGTTCCTGCGCTACTACCTCGCCGGTCAGGCACGCGACCACCTCCCCGCGGGCGACAGCGAAGGGCCCGAGGGCAACCTGCAGGACTCGATCAGCTTCATTCTGACCAACTTTGTCGAGATGAACAAGCTGTGGGTGCGATTGCAACACCAGGGCCACTCGAGGGAGCGCGAGCAACGGACAAAGGAGCGCCAGGAGCTACAGCTCCTCGTGGGCAGCAATCTGGTCAGGCTCAGCCAGCTCGTCGATCTGGAAAACTACAAGAAGATACTCAACCCCCTGCTTGAGCAAATCGTACAGTGTCGAGACGTCCTGGCGCAAGAGTACCTCTTAGAAGGCATGTCTCGGTCGATGCGATGCGCGCTTGATGCCCAGCTAACACGAAACAGTCGTCACCCAGGTCTTCCCCGACGAGTTCCACCTGCACACGCTCGATCAGTTCCTCTCCGCGGTCGCGAGACTCAACCCACACGTAAACGTCAAGAGCATCGTTGTAGGACTGATGGATCGTCTATCCTCGTATGCACAACGCGAAGCCGAGTCAGAGAGCCCAGAGCAGCGCAAGAAGACTGA